One window of Acidiferrobacteraceae bacterium genomic DNA carries:
- a CDS encoding LptF/LptG family permease, producing MILTTLDRHVARTLITSTLFVFVVVLGLFSVVLFLDGVSDLGRAHFNLGALLLYVVLNLPERTYEIFPAATLVGTIAGLSVLALNSELTAMRAGGLSLARLVGSIMLGGSVFVLAGVLLGEFVVPYSSDLAAEGRAQALGQAVGRRQAAIWFRDGNRFVRVGEVLPDLSLLNLDIFDVDPGKALRNQIHADRARYRQK from the coding sequence ATGATCCTGACCACGCTGGACCGTCATGTGGCGCGCACACTGATCACGAGCACGCTGTTCGTATTTGTCGTTGTCCTCGGCCTTTTCTCGGTGGTCCTGTTTCTGGACGGCGTCAGTGACCTGGGACGCGCCCATTTCAACCTCGGTGCGCTGCTGCTTTATGTGGTGCTCAATCTGCCCGAGCGGACCTATGAAATCTTTCCCGCGGCGACCCTGGTCGGGACCATCGCCGGGCTATCGGTGCTGGCCCTCAATTCCGAGCTCACGGCGATGCGGGCCGGTGGCCTTTCCCTGGCGCGGCTGGTGGGCTCCATCATGCTCGGGGGATCCGTTTTTGTTCTGGCGGGTGTGCTTTTGGGAGAATTCGTGGTCCCGTACAGTTCCGATCTCGCGGCCGAGGGTCGTGCCCAGGCCCTGGGCCAGGCGGTGGGTCGCCGTCAGGCGGCGATCTGGTTTCGGGACGGGAACCGGTTCGTACGGGTTGGTGAGGTGTTACCCGACCTGAGCCTGCTCAACCTGGATATTTTTGACGTGGACCCGGGCAAGGCCCTGCGTAACCAGATTCACGCCGACCGGGCGCGCTACCGGCAAAAAA
- a CDS encoding LptF/LptG family permease: protein MSRHVAERKDIGWISQGAFNSSRRSGSVVYVEQTDGTVLHNIFVEQGGTPGRVIVAAKGRQFKDVATGEETLQLSRGVSYEGTAGSGEYRTVEFDSYRLRITPATRAARKKDNLQAAATGKLLRSDIGTAATRQAELQGRISKPIMVFVLAAFALALSYTEPRRGRFFNLFVSVVFFFLYMNVTGIGKTLIRDGRIPPAVGLWWIHLLFIAVASWFLCRRHLGKPLLSISLPWGRP from the coding sequence GTGAGCCGGCACGTCGCGGAGCGGAAGGACATCGGCTGGATCAGCCAGGGAGCCTTCAATTCCAGTCGCCGCAGCGGTTCCGTGGTCTACGTGGAGCAAACGGACGGAACCGTGCTGCACAACATCTTTGTGGAGCAGGGGGGGACCCCCGGACGGGTGATCGTGGCGGCCAAGGGCCGGCAGTTTAAGGACGTGGCAACGGGCGAGGAGACCCTGCAGCTGAGCCGGGGGGTTTCCTATGAAGGCACAGCCGGTTCCGGCGAGTACCGGACCGTGGAGTTCGATTCCTATCGTCTCCGGATCACCCCCGCTACCCGTGCGGCCCGCAAAAAGGATAACCTGCAAGCAGCCGCGACCGGAAAACTGTTGCGCTCGGACATTGGCACCGCTGCTACCCGGCAGGCGGAGCTACAGGGGCGAATCAGCAAACCCATTATGGTCTTTGTCCTGGCGGCCTTTGCCCTGGCACTGTCCTACACGGAACCGCGGCGGGGAAGGTTCTTCAACCTGTTTGTGTCCGTTGTGTTCTTCTTCCTGTACATGAACGTAACGGGTATCGGCAAGACCCTGATCCGGGACGGCCGGATTCCGCCGGCCGTGGGCCTTTGGTGGATACACCTGCTGTTCATTGCCGTGGCGTCGTGGTTCCTCTGTCGTCGACACCTGGGCAAGCCCCTGCTTTCGATTTCCCTGCCCTGGGGGCGCCCATGA
- a CDS encoding LptF/LptG family permease, with protein sequence MKIIERSFYREAATATIAMIVVLSSLFLMQGAGVLLAQTAEDAPKRNVLLVMLVLNTLKDYGVLMLLSVYIGVLFTLTRWYRDSEMAVLSACGIGTTRLLRPVLIFALVSSRRSFFRQSTA encoded by the coding sequence TTGAAGATCATCGAACGTTCGTTCTACCGCGAAGCGGCGACGGCGACCATTGCCATGATTGTCGTATTGAGCTCCCTGTTCCTGATGCAGGGTGCGGGAGTGCTTTTGGCGCAAACGGCGGAAGATGCGCCAAAACGGAACGTCCTGCTCGTGATGCTGGTCCTGAATACCCTCAAGGACTATGGCGTATTGATGTTGTTGTCCGTCTATATCGGTGTGCTGTTTACGCTGACCCGTTGGTACCGCGACAGTGAGATGGCCGTACTATCCGCTTGTGGCATCGGCACTACGCGTCTGCTTCGACCGGTACTGATCTTCGCACTGGTATCTTCCCGCCGATCGTTTTTCAGGCAATCGACAGCGTGA
- a CDS encoding leucyl aminopeptidase, giving the protein MEYKFERADPVSHACDCLVVGIFEGPALTPTAEALNRASGGRIAELTESGDMEGKKDQSLLVHDLPGVTGKRVLLVGLGKVDKFDEDRYRATVAAAAKRLDRTATRHAAFCLGELTVGKRDGFWKLRHEVESIATALYRFDRLKSKPEEVRQPLDVVTVFAGDDIDDDSARRALDTGEAVAAGIALASDLGNLPGNICTPTYLAEQGQALAEEYDMKATILDRQDMEDLRMGALLSVSRGSRQPPKLIVLEYNGGRKGDAPVALVGKGLTFDAGGISLKPAANMDEMKYDMCGGASVLGTLKVIAMLKLPINVVGVIPSSENLPDGDANKPGDIVTSMSGQTIEVLNTDAEGRLILCDALTYTERFQPAAVIDIATLTGAVVVALGAHASAVLGNDAAISPTWPISAAARQAPLPPPVSWRATPRPTNGPIWTSPALPGGPGKTRAQRAGRWACWPSTSSTGPRAKMGVHDQYRFLPAQ; this is encoded by the coding sequence ATGGAATACAAATTCGAACGAGCCGATCCGGTTTCCCATGCCTGTGACTGTCTTGTGGTAGGCATTTTCGAGGGACCGGCACTGACCCCCACGGCCGAGGCCCTGAACCGCGCCAGTGGCGGTCGCATCGCCGAACTGACCGAAAGCGGCGACATGGAAGGCAAGAAGGACCAGTCCCTGCTGGTGCACGACCTGCCAGGCGTCACGGGCAAACGCGTGCTCCTGGTCGGCCTCGGAAAAGTGGACAAGTTCGACGAGGATCGCTATCGCGCGACCGTCGCCGCGGCGGCGAAGCGGCTGGACCGCACCGCCACCCGGCATGCCGCCTTCTGCCTGGGCGAACTCACCGTAGGAAAGCGGGACGGTTTCTGGAAGTTGCGCCACGAGGTGGAATCCATCGCCACGGCCCTGTATCGCTTCGACCGCCTGAAGAGCAAACCGGAAGAAGTACGGCAGCCACTGGACGTGGTCACGGTGTTCGCCGGAGACGACATCGACGACGATTCGGCACGCAGGGCCCTGGATACGGGCGAGGCAGTTGCGGCCGGAATCGCCCTGGCCAGCGATCTTGGCAACCTGCCGGGGAATATCTGCACCCCGACCTACCTCGCGGAACAGGGCCAGGCCCTGGCCGAGGAATACGACATGAAGGCCACCATCCTCGACCGCCAGGACATGGAAGACCTCCGCATGGGCGCCCTGCTTTCCGTGTCCCGGGGCAGCCGGCAGCCGCCCAAGCTCATCGTGCTGGAGTACAACGGTGGCAGGAAGGGTGACGCGCCCGTGGCCCTGGTGGGCAAGGGGCTGACCTTCGATGCCGGGGGCATCTCCCTCAAGCCCGCGGCCAATATGGACGAAATGAAGTATGACATGTGCGGCGGCGCCAGCGTTCTCGGTACGCTGAAGGTCATCGCCATGCTGAAACTGCCGATCAATGTGGTGGGTGTCATTCCCAGTTCCGAGAACCTGCCGGACGGCGATGCCAACAAGCCGGGGGACATTGTCACCAGCATGTCGGGACAAACGATCGAAGTCCTGAATACCGACGCCGAGGGCCGCCTGATCCTGTGCGATGCCCTCACCTACACGGAGCGATTCCAGCCTGCGGCGGTCATCGACATCGCCACCCTCACCGGCGCCGTCGTGGTTGCCCTGGGCGCCCACGCCAGCGCCGTCCTGGGCAATGACGCAGCAATTTCGCCGACATGGCCAATATCGGCGGCCGCCAGGCAGGCGCCATTACCGCCGCCTGTTTCCTGGCGCGCTACACCGAGGCCTACAAATGGGCCCATCTGGACATCGCCGGCGCTGCCTGGCGGACCGGGAAAAACAAGGGCGCAACGGGCCGGCCGGTGGGCCTGCTGGCCCAGTACCTCATCGACCGGGCCACGGGCTAAAATGGGGGTACATGACCAGTATCGATTTCTACCTGCTCAGTGA
- a CDS encoding DNA polymerase III subunit chi — translation MTSIDFYLLSDPAEPADRVACRLAEKIYRLGHRVYLLVADRQQAEQLDQLLWTFSQGSFVPHEINGTDAPICIGDGEPPEGFVDVMVNLAGEVPGFFSRFDRVAELVGASEDAKQAGRERYRFYRDRGYALNTHNL, via the coding sequence ATGACCAGTATCGATTTCTACCTGCTCAGTGACCCGGCGGAACCGGCGGATCGGGTTGCCTGCCGCCTGGCGGAGAAGATCTATCGCCTGGGACACCGCGTCTACCTCCTGGTGGCGGACCGGCAGCAGGCAGAACAACTGGATCAGCTCCTCTGGACCTTCAGCCAGGGCAGTTTCGTACCCCATGAGATCAACGGCACCGACGCGCCGATCTGTATCGGCGACGGCGAACCGCCGGAAGGATTCGTTGATGTCATGGTGAACCTGGCCGGCGAGGTGCCCGGCTTCTTCAGCCGCTTCGATCGAGTGGCCGAACTCGTCGGCGCAAGCGAAGACGCAAAACAGGCCGGACGCGAGCGTTATCGCTTCTACCGCGACCGCGGCTACGCATTGAACACGCACAATCTGTGA